In one window of Syngnathus scovelli strain Florida chromosome 20, RoL_Ssco_1.2, whole genome shotgun sequence DNA:
- the ccnk gene encoding cyclin-K isoform X3 gives MLDHIKPCWYWDKKDLAHTPSQSEGLDPGTEARYRREGARFIFDVGTKLGLHYDTLATGIIYFHRFYMFHSFKQFPRYVTGACCLFLAGKVEETPKKCKDIIKTARSLLNDVQFAQFGDDPKEEVMVLERILLQTIKFDLQVEHPYMFLLRYVKQLKGEKNKVCKVLQMAWTFVNDSLCTMLSLQWEPEIIAVAVMYLAGRLCKFDLQEWTAKQSSRRWWEQFVQDVPVELLEDICHQILDLYSHGNKPIPQQMQDKERAPAAPVLTPTHLAPPLAANPPPPPPPAKKASPQGGSPARQLKRTHTSPKEEPKPSEPAGSKIPRLESPMPPLPTSQPPLPPERKPAAPAPPAEVEAPSEAAPPPPHAPPPNQPHAPPPLPHRPPPPPPSNYVMSTTSSYMSGEGYQSLQSMMKTEAPAYAPPMPPTYAPPMPPYHVYPPPSAPPPTHPPPAGYPPPTMPPSYPPPGYTNFPPPPHMPPTHVPPPIGLPPAGYPPPPVPQGQPQVPLPPPPGMPMNRGGWMR, from the exons ATGTTGGACCACATCAAACCATGCTGGTACTGGGACAAGAAAGATTTGGCACACACGCCCTCTCAGTCGGAAGGCCTGGACCCCGGCACCGAAGCCCGCTACCGCAGAGAGGGAGCCCGCTTCATATTCGACGTGGGCACCAAACTCGGCCT ACATTACGACACACTGGCGACGGGCATCATCTACTTCCACCGTTTCTACATGTTTCACTCTTTCAAGCAGTTCCCCAGATAT GTGACGGGAGCTTGTTGTCTCTTTCTGGCGGGCAAAGTGGAGGAAACGCCCAAAAAGTGCAAAGACATCATCAAGACGGCGCGCAGTTTGCTCAACGATGTGCAGTTTGCACAGTTTGGAGATGACCCCAAG gaGGAGGTGATGGTGTTGGAGCGAATCCTGCTGCAGACCATCAAGTTTGACCTGCAAGTAGAGCACCCTTACATGTTCCTCCTGCGTTACGTCAAGCAGCTCAAAG GGGAGAAGAATAAAGTGTGCAAGGTGCTCCAGATGGCTTGGACCTTCGTCAACGACAG CCTGTGCACCATGCTGTCGCTGCAGTGGGAGCCGGAGATCATCGCGGTGGCCGTCATGTACCTGGCGGGTCGCCTGTGCAAGTTCGACCTCCAGGAGTGGACGGCAAAGCAATCGTCGCGCCGCTGGTGGGAGCAGTTTGTCCAAGACGTCCCCGTTGAGCTCCTCGAAG ACATCTGCCATCAGATCCTGGACTTGTACTCCCACGGCAATAAGCCCATCCCCCAGCAGATGCAGGATAAGGAGCGGGCGCCCGCTGCCCCCGTCCTGACTCCCACCCACCTGGCGCCGCCATTAGCCGCCAACCCTCCGCCGCCTCCGCCCCCGGCCAAGAAGGCGTCCCCGCAAGGCGGGAGCCCAGCACGACAACTCAAACGGACACAT ACCTCCCCCAAGGAAGAACCGAAGCCctcag AACCAGCTGGATCAAAGATTCCTCGACTGGAGAGCCCCATGCCGCCGCTGCCCACTTCGCAACCGCCGCTGCCACCGG AGCGCAAACCTGCTGCCCCTGCCCCGCCCGCCGAAGTGGAAGCCCCAAGCGAAGCAGCCCCGCCGCCACCTCACGCGCCACCGCCTAACCAGCCCCACgcgcccccacccctccctcacCGGCCACCTCCGCCGCCACCCTCCAACTACGTCATGTCCACCACCAGCTCGTACATGTCGGGCGAGGGCTACCAGAGCCTGCAGTCCATGATGAAGACGGAGGCGCCCGCCTATGCACCCCCCATGCCACCAACCTACGCCCCCCCGATGCCACCCTACCATGTGTACCCCCCGCCCAGCGCCCCGCCACCGACCCATCCTCCACCTGCGGGCTACCCGCCGCCCACAATGCCACCTAGCTACCCGCCGCCGGGTTACACCAACTTTCCTCCCCCGCCACACATGCCACCCACCCACGTACCCCCACCCATTGGCCTCCCCCCTGCCGGTTACCCGCCCCCTCCCGTGCCGCAAGGCCAGCCACAGGTGCCCCTGCCCCCGCCACCTGGCATGCCCATGAACCGCGGCGGATGGATGAGATGA
- the ccnk gene encoding cyclin-K isoform X2 encodes MLKAVNAGPSSSVASPQLNKESKENAVAQQQAMLDHIKPCWYWDKKDLAHTPSQSEGLDPGTEARYRREGARFIFDVGTKLGLHYDTLATGIIYFHRFYMFHSFKQFPRYVTGACCLFLAGKVEETPKKCKDIIKTARSLLNDVQFAQFGDDPKEEVMVLERILLQTIKFDLQVEHPYMFLLRYVKQLKGEKNKVCKVLQMAWTFVNDSLCTMLSLQWEPEIIAVAVMYLAGRLCKFDLQEWTAKQSSRRWWEQFVQDVPVELLEDICHQILDLYSHGNKPIPQQMQDKERAPAAPVLTPTHLAPPLAANPPPPPPPAKKASPQGGSPARQLKRTHTSPKEEPKPSEPAGSKIPRLESPMPPLPTSQPPLPPERKPAAPAPPAEVEAPSEAAPPPPHAPPPNQPHAPPPLPHRPPPPPPSNYVMSTTSSYMSGEGYQSLQSMMKTEAPAYAPPMPPTYAPPMPPYHVYPPPSAPPPTHPPPAGYPPPTMPPSYPPPGYTNFPPPPHMPPTHVPPPIGLPPAGYPPPPVPQGQPQVPLPPPPGMPMNRGGWMR; translated from the exons ATGTTAAAG GCAGTCAACGCGGGGCCCTCTTCCTCTGTGGCCTCTCCCCAACTGAATAAGGAGTCGAAAGAAAATGCGGTGGCACAACAGCAAGCCATGTTGGACCACATCAAACCATGCTGGTACTGGGACAAGAAAGATTTGGCACACACGCCCTCTCAGTCGGAAGGCCTGGACCCCGGCACCGAAGCCCGCTACCGCAGAGAGGGAGCCCGCTTCATATTCGACGTGGGCACCAAACTCGGCCT ACATTACGACACACTGGCGACGGGCATCATCTACTTCCACCGTTTCTACATGTTTCACTCTTTCAAGCAGTTCCCCAGATAT GTGACGGGAGCTTGTTGTCTCTTTCTGGCGGGCAAAGTGGAGGAAACGCCCAAAAAGTGCAAAGACATCATCAAGACGGCGCGCAGTTTGCTCAACGATGTGCAGTTTGCACAGTTTGGAGATGACCCCAAG gaGGAGGTGATGGTGTTGGAGCGAATCCTGCTGCAGACCATCAAGTTTGACCTGCAAGTAGAGCACCCTTACATGTTCCTCCTGCGTTACGTCAAGCAGCTCAAAG GGGAGAAGAATAAAGTGTGCAAGGTGCTCCAGATGGCTTGGACCTTCGTCAACGACAG CCTGTGCACCATGCTGTCGCTGCAGTGGGAGCCGGAGATCATCGCGGTGGCCGTCATGTACCTGGCGGGTCGCCTGTGCAAGTTCGACCTCCAGGAGTGGACGGCAAAGCAATCGTCGCGCCGCTGGTGGGAGCAGTTTGTCCAAGACGTCCCCGTTGAGCTCCTCGAAG ACATCTGCCATCAGATCCTGGACTTGTACTCCCACGGCAATAAGCCCATCCCCCAGCAGATGCAGGATAAGGAGCGGGCGCCCGCTGCCCCCGTCCTGACTCCCACCCACCTGGCGCCGCCATTAGCCGCCAACCCTCCGCCGCCTCCGCCCCCGGCCAAGAAGGCGTCCCCGCAAGGCGGGAGCCCAGCACGACAACTCAAACGGACACAT ACCTCCCCCAAGGAAGAACCGAAGCCctcag AACCAGCTGGATCAAAGATTCCTCGACTGGAGAGCCCCATGCCGCCGCTGCCCACTTCGCAACCGCCGCTGCCACCGG AGCGCAAACCTGCTGCCCCTGCCCCGCCCGCCGAAGTGGAAGCCCCAAGCGAAGCAGCCCCGCCGCCACCTCACGCGCCACCGCCTAACCAGCCCCACgcgcccccacccctccctcacCGGCCACCTCCGCCGCCACCCTCCAACTACGTCATGTCCACCACCAGCTCGTACATGTCGGGCGAGGGCTACCAGAGCCTGCAGTCCATGATGAAGACGGAGGCGCCCGCCTATGCACCCCCCATGCCACCAACCTACGCCCCCCCGATGCCACCCTACCATGTGTACCCCCCGCCCAGCGCCCCGCCACCGACCCATCCTCCACCTGCGGGCTACCCGCCGCCCACAATGCCACCTAGCTACCCGCCGCCGGGTTACACCAACTTTCCTCCCCCGCCACACATGCCACCCACCCACGTACCCCCACCCATTGGCCTCCCCCCTGCCGGTTACCCGCCCCCTCCCGTGCCGCAAGGCCAGCCACAGGTGCCCCTGCCCCCGCCACCTGGCATGCCCATGAACCGCGGCGGATGGATGAGATGA
- the ccnk gene encoding cyclin-K isoform X1 — MLKQAVNAGPSSSVASPQLNKESKENAVAQQQAMLDHIKPCWYWDKKDLAHTPSQSEGLDPGTEARYRREGARFIFDVGTKLGLHYDTLATGIIYFHRFYMFHSFKQFPRYVTGACCLFLAGKVEETPKKCKDIIKTARSLLNDVQFAQFGDDPKEEVMVLERILLQTIKFDLQVEHPYMFLLRYVKQLKGEKNKVCKVLQMAWTFVNDSLCTMLSLQWEPEIIAVAVMYLAGRLCKFDLQEWTAKQSSRRWWEQFVQDVPVELLEDICHQILDLYSHGNKPIPQQMQDKERAPAAPVLTPTHLAPPLAANPPPPPPPAKKASPQGGSPARQLKRTHTSPKEEPKPSEPAGSKIPRLESPMPPLPTSQPPLPPERKPAAPAPPAEVEAPSEAAPPPPHAPPPNQPHAPPPLPHRPPPPPPSNYVMSTTSSYMSGEGYQSLQSMMKTEAPAYAPPMPPTYAPPMPPYHVYPPPSAPPPTHPPPAGYPPPTMPPSYPPPGYTNFPPPPHMPPTHVPPPIGLPPAGYPPPPVPQGQPQVPLPPPPGMPMNRGGWMR, encoded by the exons ATGTTAAAG CAGGCAGTCAACGCGGGGCCCTCTTCCTCTGTGGCCTCTCCCCAACTGAATAAGGAGTCGAAAGAAAATGCGGTGGCACAACAGCAAGCCATGTTGGACCACATCAAACCATGCTGGTACTGGGACAAGAAAGATTTGGCACACACGCCCTCTCAGTCGGAAGGCCTGGACCCCGGCACCGAAGCCCGCTACCGCAGAGAGGGAGCCCGCTTCATATTCGACGTGGGCACCAAACTCGGCCT ACATTACGACACACTGGCGACGGGCATCATCTACTTCCACCGTTTCTACATGTTTCACTCTTTCAAGCAGTTCCCCAGATAT GTGACGGGAGCTTGTTGTCTCTTTCTGGCGGGCAAAGTGGAGGAAACGCCCAAAAAGTGCAAAGACATCATCAAGACGGCGCGCAGTTTGCTCAACGATGTGCAGTTTGCACAGTTTGGAGATGACCCCAAG gaGGAGGTGATGGTGTTGGAGCGAATCCTGCTGCAGACCATCAAGTTTGACCTGCAAGTAGAGCACCCTTACATGTTCCTCCTGCGTTACGTCAAGCAGCTCAAAG GGGAGAAGAATAAAGTGTGCAAGGTGCTCCAGATGGCTTGGACCTTCGTCAACGACAG CCTGTGCACCATGCTGTCGCTGCAGTGGGAGCCGGAGATCATCGCGGTGGCCGTCATGTACCTGGCGGGTCGCCTGTGCAAGTTCGACCTCCAGGAGTGGACGGCAAAGCAATCGTCGCGCCGCTGGTGGGAGCAGTTTGTCCAAGACGTCCCCGTTGAGCTCCTCGAAG ACATCTGCCATCAGATCCTGGACTTGTACTCCCACGGCAATAAGCCCATCCCCCAGCAGATGCAGGATAAGGAGCGGGCGCCCGCTGCCCCCGTCCTGACTCCCACCCACCTGGCGCCGCCATTAGCCGCCAACCCTCCGCCGCCTCCGCCCCCGGCCAAGAAGGCGTCCCCGCAAGGCGGGAGCCCAGCACGACAACTCAAACGGACACAT ACCTCCCCCAAGGAAGAACCGAAGCCctcag AACCAGCTGGATCAAAGATTCCTCGACTGGAGAGCCCCATGCCGCCGCTGCCCACTTCGCAACCGCCGCTGCCACCGG AGCGCAAACCTGCTGCCCCTGCCCCGCCCGCCGAAGTGGAAGCCCCAAGCGAAGCAGCCCCGCCGCCACCTCACGCGCCACCGCCTAACCAGCCCCACgcgcccccacccctccctcacCGGCCACCTCCGCCGCCACCCTCCAACTACGTCATGTCCACCACCAGCTCGTACATGTCGGGCGAGGGCTACCAGAGCCTGCAGTCCATGATGAAGACGGAGGCGCCCGCCTATGCACCCCCCATGCCACCAACCTACGCCCCCCCGATGCCACCCTACCATGTGTACCCCCCGCCCAGCGCCCCGCCACCGACCCATCCTCCACCTGCGGGCTACCCGCCGCCCACAATGCCACCTAGCTACCCGCCGCCGGGTTACACCAACTTTCCTCCCCCGCCACACATGCCACCCACCCACGTACCCCCACCCATTGGCCTCCCCCCTGCCGGTTACCCGCCCCCTCCCGTGCCGCAAGGCCAGCCACAGGTGCCCCTGCCCCCGCCACCTGGCATGCCCATGAACCGCGGCGGATGGATGAGATGA
- the bcl11bb gene encoding B-cell lymphoma/leukemia 11B translates to MSRRKQVNPQHLSLSHRETAPADANDATARSPSPVPAAALRGPEEHDLLTCGQCQTNFPLGDILVFIEHKRRLCRGPPQGAPGSFSAKPGEAGGAASIPISPRGHALEMGRGAPMLPVEVGVQVTPCRDDDAHRRLTPAKGICPKQEKGDKDEPSSYICTSCKQTFTSAWFLLQHAQHTHGIRIYLDNHLANCSLTPRMALPPPPGADALPRSPLPTFLGDTNNPFHLLRMAAPLLREHPPPPGFMETRLPATPPFVSPPPPPRPPLERLGPEEMGLLSQHPSAFERVMRLTPMEPPSMDFSRRLRELAGNTNNNGGPTPPLSPNRVPPMHRLLSPTLFQPGSKPPAFLTYGPQPPTPQGGHGSSSPPDSQGQNQSAGKSKSCEFCGKIFKFQSNLIVHRRSHTGERPYKCHLCDHACSQASKLKRHMKTHMHNKSGSMGDSPEAENRGDGGEGEDKLREGDGRVAGMENEEEEEEEEEEEEEEEEEEELRNGRPDSNLSEDSQEFNPNRENGPRQSPKEKLLGPERVGESGGVGIMHPYNHLDNHLRLNPNKRSMERQPNGDGTNGGEPERERQSDREPMREPDEPEPRPVMNGRMGVSEVESFPGLFQRRPTPITSPSPSNNNKRIKIEREQLELPPALPLISPENVYSQLLAGYAASRHFIREPFLGFTDSRQSPFATSSEHSSSETGSLRFSTPPGELMEGGSASGRSGSSTPHLLRGPGPGRPPSSKDRRNDTCEYCGKVFKNCSNLTVHRRSHTGERPYKCDLCSYACAQSSKLTRHMKTHGQFGKEVYRCDICHMPFSVYSTLEKHMKKWHGEHLMASEVKLEQAERS, encoded by the exons ATGTCCCGCCGCAAGCAGGTGAACCCGCAGCACTTGTCATTGAGCCACCGGGAGACGGCACCAG CCGACGCCAATGACGCCACGGCGAGATCCCCGTCGCCAGTCCCGGCCGCCGCGCTCCGGGGCCCCGAGGAGCACGACCTGCTGACGTGCGGCCAGTGCCAGACCAACTTCCCGCTGGGCGACATCCTGGTCTTCATCGAGCACAAGCGGCGCCTGTGCCGTGGCCCCCCGCAGGGGGCGCCGGGCTCCTTCTCCGCCAAGCCCGGGGAGGCGGGCGGTGCCGCTAGCATCCCCATCTCCCCGCGGGGCCACGCCCTGGAGATGGGGAGGGGAGCCCCGATGCTGCCCGTGGAGGTGGGTGTGCAGGTGACGCCCTGCAGGGACGACGACGCCCACAGGAGGCTGACTCCGGCCAAGGGGATCTGCCCTAAACAAGAGAAAGGAG ACAAAGACGAGCCATCCAGCTACATCTGCACCAGCTGCAAGCAGACCTTCACCAGCGCCTGGTTTCTCCTCCAGCACGCCCAGCACACTCATGGAATCCGCATCTACCTGGACAACCACCTGGCCAACTGCTCGCTCACCCCCCGCATGGCCCTGCCGCCCCCGCCGGGCGCCGACGCCCTGCCCCGCTCGCCCCTGCCCACCTTCTTGGGCGACACCAACAATCCCTTCCACCTCCTGCGTATGGCCGCACCCTTGCTCAGGGAACACCCCCCGCCGCCGGGCTTCATGGAGACCCGGCTCCCGGCCACTCCGCCCTTTGTGAGTCCGCCGCCCCCTCCCAGGCCCCCGCTGGAGCGGCTGGGCCCGGAAGAGATGGGGCTGCTCTCCCAGCACCCCAGTGCCTTTGAAAGGGTGATGCGCCTGACCCCTATGGAGCCCCCGTCCATGGACTTCTCGCGGCGTCTGAGGGAGCTGGCGGGTAACACCAACAACAACGGAGGGCCCACGCCACCCTTGTCTCCTAACCGCGTGCCACCCATGCACCGCCTGCTAAGTCCCACGCTCTTCCAGCCGGGCTCCAAGCCGCCGGCCTTTCTCACCTACGGCCCGCAGCCGCCCACTCCCCAGGGTGGGCACGGCTCCTCCAGTCCCCCCGACTCACAGGGTCAGAACCAGTCAGCGGGGAAATCCAAATCCTGCGAATTCTGCGGCAAGATCTTCAAGTTCCAGAGCAACCTGATCGTGCACCGCCGCAGCCACACCGGAGAGAGGCCGTACAAGTGCCACCTGTGCGACCACGCCTGCTCCCAAGCCAGCAAGCTCAAGAGGCACATgaagacacacatgcacaacaaGTCCGGCTCCATGGGCGACTCCCCCGAGGCGGAAAACCGAGGAGACGGAGGCGAGGGCGAAGACAAGCTCCGGGAGGGCGACGGAAGAGTGGCGGGGATGGaaaatgaggaggaggaagaagaggaggaggaggaagaggaggaagaagaggaggaggaagagctgaGGAACGGAAGGCCGGATTCCAATCTGAGCGAGGACTCCCAAGAGTTCAACCCCAACCGGGAAAACGGGCCCAGACAGTCTCCCAAGGAGAAGCTCCTGGGCCCCGAGCGAGTAGGTGAGAGTGGCGGGGTGGGCATCATGCACCCTTACAACCATCTTGACAATCATCTCAGACTGAACCCCAACAAGAGGAGCATGGAGAGGCAGCCCAACGGCGACGGCACCAACGGGGGCGAGCCGGAGCGAGAGCGGCAGAGCGACAGGGAGCCCATGAGGGAGCCGGACGAGCCGGAGCCCAGGCCCGTGATGAACGGCAGGATGGGCGTATCCGAAGTCGAGTCCTTCCCGGGACTCTTCCAGCGCCGACCCACGCCCATCACCAGCCCGAGCCCGTCCAACAACAACAAGAGGATCAAGATCGAGCGAGAGCAGTTGGAACTGCCGCCGGCTCTGCCGCTCATCTCGCCGGAAAACGTCTACTCGCAGCTCCTGGCCGGGTACGCCGCCTCTCGCCACTTCATCCGGGAGCCCTTCTTGGGCTTCACGGACTCACGCCAGTCCCCCTTCGCCACCTCTTCAGAGCATTCCTCCTCTGAGACGGGCAGCCTGCGCTTCTCCACGCCGCCGGGGGAGCTGATGGAGGGCGGCAGCGCCTCGGGCCGAAGCGGGAGCAGCACGCCGCACCTCCTGCGCGGACCGGGGCCCGGCCGGCCGCCCAGCTCCAAAGACCGGCGCAACGACACCTGCGAGTACTGCGGCAAGGTATTCAAGAACTGCAGCAACCTGACGGTGCACCGGCGCAGCCACACGGGCGAGAGGCCCTATAAGTGCGACCTGTGCAGCTACGCCTGCGCCCAGAGCTCCAAGCTGACGCGCCACATGAAGACGCACGGCCAGTTCGGCAAGGAGGTGTACCGTTGCGACATCTGCCACATGCCCTTCAGCGTCTACAGCACGCTGGAAAAACACATGAAGAAGTGGCACGGCGAACATTTGATGGCGAGCGAGGTCAAACTGGAGCAAGCCGAGCGAAGCTAA
- the LOC137839781 gene encoding uncharacterized protein has protein sequence MTGWVSSGALLLVLMTGAVLCHPVRKALGPRSFPSNHYPPQTLLHQRPRQDFPQQHRVAESRFPAVKTDAGSAGVWNYGIEQPVPIPEIPSNAENLPDMVDFSETTDVSGGVEIPELPVTDSLLPVDPEGPGSVPILPPPHTEFQPGELFRLEKTFEHGDYESDHETQGAPQPPPFYRPLPLPVDSTQRVSPLPPDFFPPPRPDVPYPFDYYFLMGHYPPGTATHFSSSFERGRNYNQDFHYEKSAQSEPQWPQVNAARPLQNPEQDATQRRVPNDRLNSASTFDYGHYNQPKVEELPPRYYNTYNPPQVKLTPRFYRRWGGR, from the exons ATGACTGGTTGGGTGTCTTCTGG GGCTTTGCTCCTTGTTCTGATGACTGGCGCTGTTCTCTGCCATCCAGTTAGGAAAG CTCTAGGCCCCAGGTCTTTCCCGAGCAATCACTACCCACCCCAAACTCTGTTGCACCAACGGCCAAGGCAAGATTTCCCACAGCAACATAGAGTTGCTGAGTCAAGGTTTCCAGCTGTGAAAACTGACGCTGGTTCTGCTGGTGTCTGGAATTATG GTATTGAACAACcagttccaattcctgaaatccCAAGCAATGCTGAAAACCTTCCCGACATGGTTGACTTTTCAGAGACAACTGATGTGTCAGGTGGTGTTGAAATCCCTGAGTTGCCAGTCACTGACTCTTTGCTACCAGTTGATCCTGAAGGGCCAGGTTCTGTCCCAATACTCCCACCCCCTCATACGGAGTTCCAGCCCGGTGAGCTGTTCCGACTTGAAAAAACCTTTGAGCATGGTGACTATGAATCAGATCACGAGACCCAAGGCGCCCCGCAACCTCCTCCCTTCTACCGACCACTGCCACTTCCTGTGGACTCGACACAAAGGGTCTCACCCCTGCCCCCTGACTTCTTCCCACCACCTAGACCTGATGTGCCTTATCCTTTCGACTACTATTTCTTGATGGGCCACTATCCCCCCGGCACAGCAACTCACTTCAGCAGCTCCTTTGAACGTGGCAGGAACTACAACCAGGACTTCCACTATGAGAAGAGTGCGCAATCTGAGCCCCAATGGCCTCAGGTGAACGCTGCCAGACCCCTCCAGAACCCTGAACAGGATGCTACTCAAAGGCGTGTCCCAAACGACAGACTCAATTCAGCGTCCACCTTTGACTACGGCCATTATAACcagccaaaagtagaagaactaCCTCCCCGCTACTACAACACTTACAACCCTCCCCAAGTAAAACTAACTCCTCGCTTCTATCGGAGATGG GGTGGACGCTAG